The genomic stretch GTAACTCAAGTCAAACTAATTGAGGGTAAAAAGTGGGTTCAGGCTGGAGATAAGGCAATTGAAACTGATGAGATTTTAGTAGCAACTGGACAGAAACCAAACATTGAGTTGCTCAATTTGGCGGATGTCGGCGTAAAATGGCGGCAGCGTCGCTTGGTTGTGAATGATAAATTACAAACTACAAACCATCGCATTTACGCCTGTGGTGATGTAATTGGTGGTGATGATTTTACCAATGTTGCTCATTATGAAGCGAGAATTGCCGTCAAAAATGCCCTGTTTTTTCCGAGATTTCCAGTTAATTATCGTTGCATTCCTTGGGCGCTAAATTCTCATCCCACCTTGGCGGAAGTGGGTTTGACAGAGGCGCAGGCAAAACGCCAATTTCAACCAAAAGAAGTTTTAGTTTTGCGGCAATATTATAAATCAGTCACAGCAGCCCAACTGCGGGACGAAACTACAGGTATATGTAAATTAATTGTGCTACGCAATGGGGAAATTTTGGGAGCTTCTATATTGGGGGCGGAAGCCGGGGAGTTAATTAATTTAATTGCTTTGGCGATGTCGCAACAAATTCCAGTTAAACAGTTAGCAAATTTATCTTCTGTCTATCCCAGCTTTTCCGAAATTATCGAAAACACAGCCAGAGAGTGGGGTCAGCAAAAGCTGAATAGTAACTCTGCTTTACAAGATTTTTTAGAAGGCTTCTTTCATTTCCGCCGCAATTGGAATTTGTGAACTGCTCACAAACTCTGCAATAGTACCCAAATAGTCCCTGATGCTACCAATGGCACACTAAGATTATCCGTGCCGTGAGGTGAAACAGCCTCAGCTAAGGTGGCAAAAACAGCACTGACTAAAGCCACCAAAAAGGCTTGTTCTTTACCAATAGTGACTGCTAGGGGACTCAGTGATGAACCAGGTAATAACAGCAGCACGAAGAAAATCACCGTCGTACTGACTACCAACATCGCCGCCGAACCTTCCCAAGAACGCACAGAATTTCCTACTTGGTATTTATGCTGTCCAAAGCGCCTACCAATTAAAGCCGCTAGGGCATCTCCCCAAGTCATGGTCATGACTCCAGCCACAGCTATAGAGGAGCTATCTACTGGTGTATTTGGTCGCCACAGTAATCCAAATAGCAGCGTTACAGAAGTAGCAAAATAGATTGTACCGGGTGAGCTGTCCTGAGTGTCCATTGCACCGATGACTCGGTAGCGGTAAAGCAAGTAATTGACTCCAATAAATGTCGCAAAGGGCAGAATACCGATTTCCCAGTGTTGAAACAGCAACATGACCCCAAAAACCCACATCCCAGCACCGATATGAATCACCTTGCGAGTTATATCTGGCTTCACACCAAACAGCCTACGTAGCGCTTCGCCCAGAACAAGCAAACCGATAGCGTAGGTGTAGGAAGCTGCTAACCCAATCAAATCACTATTATTCATAAAAATTGGCAACAGTCTGAAATTTTGAATTTTGTTCGCGCAGCGTCTCCAAAGGAGATATCTTGAATTTTGAATTTCGCTTACTTTGGT from Nodularia sp. LEGE 06071 encodes the following:
- a CDS encoding dihydrolipoyl dehydrogenase family protein; the encoded protein is MTIDYDLVIIGGTLAGRYAALAASQLKATVALVESQVNYGFSQHQALSEIGKIVHNMNDVAGLGIHTINADPADKCQVSVAWTEAKVYTQGVVSNIQEQNSPANLAAQGVDVIFGSGQFQSSPHLAFAVNERLLRGRTYLLASGSVLCHPEIEGLQTTDYLTLSNIWRSLKQASLPKNWVIIGGVPQSIEVAQTLARLGCSVTLAVKSASILPYADPEIAHLLQAQLEVDGVRVLTEKPVTQVKLIEGKKWVQAGDKAIETDEILVATGQKPNIELLNLADVGVKWRQRRLVVNDKLQTTNHRIYACGDVIGGDDFTNVAHYEARIAVKNALFFPRFPVNYRCIPWALNSHPTLAEVGLTEAQAKRQFQPKEVLVLRQYYKSVTAAQLRDETTGICKLIVLRNGEILGASILGAEAGELINLIALAMSQQIPVKQLANLSSVYPSFSEIIENTAREWGQQKLNSNSALQDFLEGFFHFRRNWNL
- a CDS encoding diacylglycerol/polyprenol kinase family protein, with translation MNNSDLIGLAASYTYAIGLLVLGEALRRLFGVKPDITRKVIHIGAGMWVFGVMLLFQHWEIGILPFATFIGVNYLLYRYRVIGAMDTQDSSPGTIYFATSVTLLFGLLWRPNTPVDSSSIAVAGVMTMTWGDALAALIGRRFGQHKYQVGNSVRSWEGSAAMLVVSTTVIFFVLLLLPGSSLSPLAVTIGKEQAFLVALVSAVFATLAEAVSPHGTDNLSVPLVASGTIWVLLQSL